From the Flavimarina sp. Hel_I_48 genome, one window contains:
- a CDS encoding TolC family protein, which translates to MKYLVSFLILAFAVQTSIAQDQQKWTLQECLERALDKNIQIKQAELDVEAAQIDKKDAWGALLPSLNGQISNTWNTGLTQNITTGILQSQVTRNVSAGATSSINLFDGLRNYKQIQRAKIAKLAAQYSLGKMKDDVSLMVANNFLQIILNKENLKVFKTQNELTLEQIDRTRELVDGGVLPKGDLLEVQAQNATEIQNIVDAQNQVQISLISLAQTLLIEDYKNFDVAEADYEIAGEEILLNSPYEIIDQAKEKRYEIKIAEENKKLAEKDIEIARGASLPTLSAFINYNTRESSAGRFTNSRIDPDQPTREIGFVESTEQVVVAPNTINTLGNPLPFFEQLYLNDGINYGFQLSVPLFNGFQTRNQINRSKVNVRRADFNLEQAQLDLESNVYQAYVDVQGSLKAYEAAEAAAESQELAFEYAQERYDVGLTNAFDLSQSKQRYDNARIDLNRTKYDYIFRLKVLELYFGVPATELKF; encoded by the coding sequence ATGAAATATTTAGTTTCTTTTCTCATTTTGGCATTTGCGGTACAAACCTCAATAGCCCAGGATCAACAAAAATGGACGCTTCAGGAATGTCTGGAACGTGCCCTTGATAAAAATATTCAGATTAAACAGGCAGAACTTGATGTGGAAGCTGCACAAATTGATAAAAAAGATGCCTGGGGTGCACTGCTTCCATCGCTTAATGGACAAATCTCCAACACCTGGAACACGGGTCTGACACAGAACATCACAACAGGTATTTTGCAGTCGCAGGTTACACGTAACGTTTCCGCTGGTGCTACTTCTTCCATAAACCTCTTTGATGGTTTGAGAAATTATAAGCAGATACAGCGTGCTAAAATAGCAAAGCTTGCTGCACAGTATAGTTTGGGAAAAATGAAAGACGATGTGAGCTTAATGGTCGCAAACAACTTTTTGCAAATTATACTGAATAAAGAAAATCTAAAAGTATTTAAAACCCAGAATGAGCTCACTTTAGAACAAATAGACCGCACGCGTGAATTAGTAGATGGTGGCGTGCTTCCCAAAGGGGATTTACTGGAGGTGCAGGCGCAAAACGCAACAGAAATACAGAACATCGTAGATGCGCAGAATCAGGTTCAAATCTCTTTAATAAGTCTTGCGCAGACCTTGCTCATTGAGGATTATAAGAACTTTGACGTAGCTGAAGCCGATTATGAGATAGCAGGAGAAGAAATTTTATTAAATTCACCTTACGAAATTATTGATCAGGCTAAAGAAAAACGTTACGAAATTAAAATTGCCGAAGAAAATAAGAAGTTGGCCGAAAAGGACATCGAGATTGCCAGAGGCGCAAGTTTACCTACATTAAGTGCTTTCATTAATTATAACACGAGAGAATCGAGTGCGGGTAGATTTACAAATTCCCGTATAGATCCAGATCAACCTACCAGGGAGATCGGTTTTGTGGAAAGTACCGAACAGGTGGTAGTTGCGCCAAATACGATAAATACACTTGGAAATCCACTTCCCTTTTTTGAGCAACTCTATCTTAACGATGGTATTAATTATGGTTTTCAGTTAAGCGTACCCTTATTTAATGGTTTTCAAACGCGCAATCAGATCAATAGGAGTAAGGTTAACGTACGCCGGGCAGATTTCAATTTGGAACAGGCACAACTTGATTTAGAATCAAACGTGTATCAGGCGTATGTAGATGTTCAGGGATCTTTAAAAGCCTATGAAGCTGCGGAGGCCGCCGCAGAATCACAGGAACTTGCTTTTGAATATGCTCAAGAGCGTTATGATGTGGGTCTTACAAATGCTTTTGACCTTAGTCAAAGCAAGCAGCGTTATGACAATGCGCGTATCGATCTAAACCGTACTAAATATGATTACATCTTTAGATTAAAAGTACTCGAACTTTATTTTGGGGTTCCGGCTACAGAATTAAAATTTTAG
- a CDS encoding efflux RND transporter periplasmic adaptor subunit, protein MKRTGTVITLVTIVVLFIIGIWYIYAKNQEDPTSYATESPTTETIVKRTVATGSIVPREEILIKPNISGIIKEILVEAGESVKEGDLIARIEVVPNVSSLTSAKNSITSAKTALETSKLAFNNQKSIYNRQKTLFESGVLSANDFDTAQQAYDQAQQSFKQQEISLQSANQNYDIVKTGTTTGLGNAATTSVRATISGMVLEVPIKEGNQVIEANNFNDGTTIASLANVNNMIFEGKVDESEVGKIKEDLPLEITVGAIENKKFDAVLNYIAPKGIAENGAIQFEIKGTLDKADTTFIRAGLSANASIILARADSVLAVKEALVQFDAKTQKPFVEIETGDQQFERRDIELGVSDGINVEVKNGISKGDKIKVWNAIKPVAEVSNN, encoded by the coding sequence ATGAAAAGAACAGGAACCGTTATTACCCTGGTAACTATTGTGGTGCTATTTATCATAGGCATCTGGTATATCTATGCTAAAAATCAGGAAGATCCTACCTCTTATGCTACGGAAAGCCCCACGACAGAAACAATTGTAAAACGTACGGTCGCCACGGGAAGCATCGTGCCCAGGGAAGAGATCCTTATTAAGCCGAATATTTCTGGTATTATTAAGGAAATTTTGGTGGAGGCCGGGGAATCTGTAAAGGAGGGTGATCTTATTGCTAGGATTGAAGTAGTGCCTAATGTTTCATCCTTAACCAGTGCTAAAAACAGCATTACCAGTGCAAAAACTGCCTTAGAGACATCAAAATTGGCCTTTAATAACCAGAAAAGCATCTATAACAGGCAAAAAACACTTTTTGAAAGTGGCGTATTGTCGGCAAATGACTTTGATACCGCACAGCAGGCGTATGATCAGGCGCAACAGAGTTTCAAACAACAGGAGATCAGTTTACAGTCGGCAAACCAAAACTATGATATTGTTAAAACAGGAACTACTACCGGTCTTGGTAACGCTGCAACTACATCTGTACGCGCCACAATATCAGGCATGGTATTAGAAGTACCTATTAAAGAAGGAAATCAGGTTATAGAAGCCAATAACTTTAATGACGGGACGACCATTGCTTCCCTTGCGAATGTAAATAATATGATTTTTGAGGGTAAAGTAGATGAGAGCGAAGTGGGAAAAATAAAAGAAGACCTTCCATTGGAAATTACAGTAGGAGCCATTGAAAATAAAAAATTTGACGCTGTACTTAATTATATTGCCCCTAAAGGTATAGCCGAAAATGGAGCTATACAATTTGAGATCAAAGGTACCCTCGATAAAGCAGATACCACCTTTATACGTGCTGGGCTGAGTGCCAATGCATCAATCATCCTTGCCAGGGCAGATAGTGTGCTCGCGGTCAAAGAAGCACTAGTGCAATTTGATGCCAAGACGCAGAAACCGTTTGTAGAGATAGAAACCGGAGATCAGCAATTTGAAAGAAGAGATATAGAACTAGGAGTGAGTGATGGTATTAATGTAGAAGTAAAAAATGGGATTTCAAAAGGAGACAAAATTAAGGTCTGGAACGCCATTAAACCAGTTGCAGAAGTCAGTAACAATTAA
- a CDS encoding ABC transporter permease, with translation MFSRDRWDEILEALNANRFRTLLTAFGVFWGIMILVLLLALTNGLRNGVMTGFAGFATNSMFMWTQGTSMAYKGLPKGRSFEFNLSDVEILKEKIPALKYVSPRNQLGGYNGANNVTRNEKTGAFSIYGDFPEYINQEPMDITAGRFISYSDINDKRKICIIGIDVVKTLFDTGEDPLGKYIKINGVNFLVVGIFKSTNNNGDGEENANTIHIPFTSFAQAFNTGEDIGYMAITANDGTTITSLKDQIVDIMKAQHTVNPADERAIGNFDLAEQFKKVNGLFSILSFVGYFVGALVLMSGVIGISNIMLIVVKERTKEIGVRRALGASPWSIKSQILQESLVLTILSGMVGITIAAGIIWVMNYVLEIYGPIENFVNPSVDVSVIVTALGILIVSGILAGLIPATRATQMKPVDALRID, from the coding sequence ATGTTTAGCAGAGATCGATGGGACGAAATACTGGAAGCACTGAACGCCAATAGGTTCAGGACCTTGCTTACGGCCTTTGGTGTATTCTGGGGGATTATGATTTTGGTTCTTTTACTGGCACTTACAAACGGCCTGCGTAATGGGGTAATGACCGGTTTTGCAGGATTTGCAACGAACTCTATGTTCATGTGGACTCAGGGAACGTCAATGGCGTACAAAGGCCTTCCCAAAGGACGCAGTTTTGAATTCAATCTTAGTGATGTGGAGATTCTTAAAGAAAAAATTCCTGCTTTAAAATATGTGTCGCCCCGTAACCAATTGGGAGGTTATAATGGCGCTAACAATGTGACCCGTAATGAAAAAACCGGAGCATTCAGTATTTATGGTGATTTTCCTGAATATATAAACCAGGAACCTATGGATATTACTGCCGGCAGGTTTATAAGTTATTCGGATATAAACGATAAGCGAAAAATTTGCATAATAGGGATTGATGTTGTCAAAACCCTATTTGACACTGGAGAAGATCCACTGGGGAAATACATAAAGATCAACGGAGTAAATTTTCTGGTCGTAGGTATTTTTAAAAGTACAAACAACAATGGTGATGGGGAGGAAAATGCAAATACCATACATATACCTTTTACCTCCTTTGCTCAGGCATTCAATACCGGTGAAGATATTGGGTATATGGCTATTACCGCAAATGATGGTACTACAATTACATCACTAAAGGATCAAATAGTAGATATAATGAAAGCGCAACATACGGTAAACCCAGCCGATGAACGCGCCATAGGTAACTTTGATCTTGCAGAGCAATTTAAAAAAGTAAATGGCCTTTTTAGCATTTTAAGTTTTGTAGGCTACTTTGTGGGCGCGCTCGTTCTCATGAGTGGCGTAATAGGAATTAGCAATATTATGCTCATCGTAGTTAAAGAGCGTACAAAAGAAATAGGTGTGCGCCGTGCGCTTGGGGCCAGTCCATGGAGCATTAAATCCCAGATTTTACAGGAATCCCTTGTTTTAACGATCCTTTCTGGTATGGTGGGAATTACTATAGCGGCAGGAATCATCTGGGTTATGAATTATGTGCTTGAAATCTATGGCCCTATAGAAAATTTTGTAAATCCGTCTGTAGATGTCAGTGTGATCGTCACTGCACTGGGCATACTTATCGTTTCGGGAATCCTGGCAGGGTTGATACCGGCTACAAGGGCCACGCAGATGAAACCGGTAGATGCCCTAAGAATCGATTAA
- a CDS encoding ABC transporter permease: MFDIERWQEIFETIRMNKLRTFLTGLSVASGIFILVILLGFSTGIQKGISSQFEQDAASLIFIRTGVTTKEYKGLNPGREINLHLSDFQDMSRKYKEDIEYKTPLYTIWGGQVNYKNQTGNYRIEGAYPENQFIENESMVAGRFLNQTDISGVEKVMVIGNKVKQELFKDKEAVGEMVSVYGINFRVIGVYSDPGGDREESRVFIPLSTAQRSFNAGDTLRSMSYTVKMQDDFDQAVALSTAMEKSFENDLKTKYNVAPDDRGAVRIYGTLEEAKKIYTLIDTIRAVFWFVGIGTIIAGVVGVGNIMLIIVKERTKEIGVRKAIGATPSSIIGMVLQEAIFITTIAGFTGLFLGVGLLELISPMVNSDFIKFPEVDFKTSVTTVIILIIAGAVAGFIPARRAAHIKPIDALRDE; this comes from the coding sequence ATGTTTGATATAGAACGCTGGCAGGAAATTTTTGAAACGATACGTATGAACAAGTTGCGTACGTTTTTAACGGGATTGTCAGTAGCCTCGGGGATTTTCATACTCGTGATACTTTTAGGTTTTAGTACAGGAATTCAAAAGGGGATTTCCTCGCAATTTGAGCAGGACGCAGCGAGTCTCATATTCATTCGTACTGGAGTTACCACAAAAGAATACAAAGGCCTAAACCCCGGCAGGGAAATAAACCTGCACCTGAGCGATTTTCAGGACATGAGTAGAAAATATAAAGAGGATATAGAGTATAAAACCCCTTTGTATACTATCTGGGGAGGTCAGGTAAATTATAAAAACCAGACCGGTAATTATCGTATTGAAGGCGCCTATCCAGAAAATCAGTTTATTGAGAACGAGAGTATGGTCGCAGGTCGTTTCTTAAACCAGACGGATATAAGCGGCGTGGAAAAAGTGATGGTCATAGGGAACAAAGTAAAACAGGAATTGTTTAAAGACAAGGAGGCAGTGGGTGAAATGGTTTCTGTTTATGGTATCAATTTTAGGGTAATTGGGGTGTATTCAGATCCCGGCGGAGATCGTGAAGAATCACGTGTTTTTATACCGCTTTCCACCGCGCAACGTTCATTTAATGCGGGAGACACACTACGTTCCATGTCATATACGGTGAAGATGCAAGATGACTTTGATCAGGCGGTTGCGCTTTCTACTGCAATGGAAAAAAGCTTTGAAAACGACCTGAAAACCAAATACAATGTGGCGCCAGATGATCGTGGGGCAGTGCGTATTTATGGTACTCTGGAAGAGGCTAAAAAAATATACACACTCATAGATACCATACGCGCGGTGTTCTGGTTTGTGGGCATAGGCACCATTATCGCAGGTGTTGTGGGCGTGGGGAATATCATGCTTATAATCGTGAAGGAACGTACTAAAGAGATAGGCGTTCGCAAAGCTATAGGTGCCACACCTTCGTCTATAATTGGTATGGTTTTACAAGAAGCGATCTTTATAACCACTATCGCCGGGTTCACCGGTCTTTTCTTAGGGGTAGGCCTTCTTGAATTGATCAGCCCAATGGTGAACAGCGATTTCATAAAATTTCCAGAAGTAGATTTTAAAACATCAGTTACTACCGTGATTATCCTGATTATTGCGGGAGCTGTGGCTGGATTTATCCCTGCGAGAAGGGCGGCGCATATTAAACCTATTGACGCTTTGCGTGACGAGTAA
- a CDS encoding ABC transporter ATP-binding protein, with amino-acid sequence MIKIKDLNKSYHMGSNSLHVLKGINFDVEEGELVSIMGSSGSGKSTLLNILGMLDEADSGSYTLDNVPIKNLNEKIAARYRNKFLGFIFQSFNLINYKSALDNVAMPLYYQGMKRNERVDRSMHYLEKVGLGQWAGHLPSELSGGQKQRVAIARALASDPKVLLADEPTGALDTKTSYEVMELIQGINDEGKTILIVTHEDDIAHMTKRIVNLKDGLIIDDKRIEQVKAVNHV; translated from the coding sequence ATGATCAAAATAAAAGATCTAAATAAGTCGTATCATATGGGATCCAACTCCCTTCACGTTTTAAAAGGGATCAATTTTGACGTTGAAGAAGGTGAGCTAGTATCTATAATGGGTTCTTCGGGTTCCGGTAAATCAACCCTACTGAATATTCTGGGAATGCTTGATGAAGCAGATAGCGGTTCCTATACGCTTGACAATGTTCCCATTAAAAACCTTAACGAAAAGATCGCCGCGCGTTACCGGAACAAATTTCTTGGTTTTATTTTTCAGTCTTTCAATCTCATCAATTACAAAAGTGCACTTGATAATGTGGCCATGCCTTTGTATTATCAGGGCATGAAACGTAATGAACGGGTGGACCGCTCCATGCACTACCTTGAAAAAGTTGGTCTAGGTCAATGGGCGGGGCATCTTCCCAGTGAACTTTCTGGAGGTCAAAAGCAACGTGTTGCCATTGCCCGTGCCCTGGCGAGCGATCCCAAAGTATTGCTTGCCGATGAACCTACCGGTGCGCTTGATACTAAAACATCGTACGAGGTGATGGAACTTATTCAAGGCATCAACGATGAGGGAAAAACAATCCTGATCGTTACCCATGAAGATGATATCGCGCATATGACCAAGCGTATCGTCAATCTAAAGGATGGTTTGATAATAGATGATAAGCGCATTGAACAAGTAAAGGCCGTCAACCATGTTTGA
- a CDS encoding DUF420 domain-containing protein, translated as MKESATKGKNYKLLITASSIAVPVIVAYLFTVRIPGVERMGFLPPTYAAINALTAIFLIVAIMQIKWGNKSAHELLMKCSMGLSVLFLILYLVYHATSDSTKFGDANYDGVVSVAEKASVGAFSYVYYFILITHIILSIVVIPFVLITYTRAVNGKFKLHKKIAKITFPLWLYVAVTGVVIYILISPYYPN; from the coding sequence ATGAAAGAAAGCGCTACAAAGGGTAAAAATTATAAGCTTTTGATCACCGCATCGTCTATTGCAGTCCCGGTCATAGTTGCTTATTTATTCACCGTGCGTATTCCCGGAGTAGAGCGCATGGGTTTTTTACCTCCCACGTACGCGGCTATAAATGCGCTTACCGCAATATTTCTCATAGTTGCAATCATGCAGATAAAATGGGGCAATAAATCTGCCCATGAACTGCTTATGAAATGTTCAATGGGTTTATCTGTACTTTTTCTGATACTTTATCTAGTCTATCATGCTACTTCAGATTCGACAAAATTTGGCGATGCGAACTATGATGGTGTGGTAAGTGTGGCAGAAAAGGCTTCAGTGGGTGCATTTTCTTATGTTTATTATTTTATCCTGATCACACATATTATTCTTTCAATAGTTGTTATTCCCTTCGTTTTAATAACATATACGCGCGCCGTTAATGGCAAATTCAAACTTCATAAGAAGATTGCTAAGATAACTTTCCCCCTTTGGCTTTATGTGGCCGTAACAGGTGTTGTGATTTATATTTTGATATCACCTTACTACCCTAATTAA
- a CDS encoding SCO family protein, producing MNKKKTYIGIAVIVLIFGLFAIPKIFERLRNGSVVENDRLNVVNINEAENSSSELSYIRINDKDRRVPEFKLVNQNGDTITDKYYRGKVFLVEFFFTRCPDICIPMSENLVEIQKEFKDSDKFGIASISIDPEHDTPEVLKAYAKEYGATYPHWNFLTGSKDSIYTMANEKFGLLAQANPNVKDNFLHSGLFALIDQNGFIRSRMDNFGNPKIYYRGFIPRGEGENEDRESPEIDMLIEDINKLLSND from the coding sequence ATGAATAAAAAGAAAACGTATATAGGGATTGCCGTAATCGTGCTCATCTTTGGGCTGTTTGCGATTCCTAAAATTTTTGAACGACTTAGAAATGGGAGTGTCGTGGAAAATGACAGGCTCAATGTGGTGAACATTAATGAAGCTGAAAACAGCTCTTCAGAGCTTTCCTACATTCGTATAAACGATAAGGATCGGCGGGTACCCGAGTTTAAGCTTGTAAACCAGAATGGCGATACGATCACAGATAAATATTACAGGGGAAAGGTTTTTCTGGTTGAATTCTTTTTTACCAGATGCCCTGATATTTGTATTCCCATGAGCGAAAATCTAGTCGAAATCCAAAAAGAATTTAAGGATTCAGATAAGTTTGGTATCGCAAGTATAAGTATAGATCCTGAACACGATACGCCAGAAGTATTAAAAGCATATGCAAAAGAGTATGGTGCGACGTATCCGCATTGGAATTTCCTGACTGGGAGCAAAGACTCTATTTATACTATGGCCAATGAGAAATTTGGACTACTGGCACAGGCAAATCCTAATGTAAAAGATAACTTTTTACATTCTGGGCTATTTGCTTTAATAGATCAAAATGGTTTTATACGATCACGTATGGATAATTTTGGTAACCCAAAAATCTACTATCGTGGTTTTATCCCGCGGGGTGAAGGGGAGAATGAGGACAGGGAGAGCCCGGAAATTGATATGCTTATAGAAGATATAAATAAATTGTTGAGTAACGATTGA
- a CDS encoding cytochrome C oxidase subunit IV family protein: MAHDASHTNDSESNSAVKRIWKVFIILSVVTIAEVILGIFRPEFLEHTQIARMKLLNWIFILLTVYKAYLITWAFMHMEHETKGLRRSVVWTSVFLIAYLVFILLTEGDYIHDVYTEGYQNWNF, encoded by the coding sequence ATGGCACACGACGCATCACATACAAATGATTCTGAAAGCAACTCGGCTGTAAAAAGAATCTGGAAGGTGTTCATCATACTTTCCGTAGTTACAATTGCTGAAGTTATACTGGGTATTTTTAGGCCAGAATTCTTAGAGCATACGCAAATAGCCAGGATGAAACTGCTCAACTGGATCTTTATCCTGCTTACGGTTTACAAAGCCTATCTGATCACTTGGGCATTTATGCACATGGAGCATGAGACAAAAGGTTTGCGCAGATCTGTGGTGTGGACGTCAGTATTTCTCATTGCATATCTGGTCTTCATTCTTCTCACTGAAGGAGATTATATCCACGATGTGTATACAGAAGGATATCAAAACTGGAACTTTTAA
- a CDS encoding cytochrome c oxidase subunit 3, giving the protein MDATAVRTGTEGKTWGGGNQPLGASYGKLMMWFFILSDGLTFSAFLAAYGFSRFKFIEEWPIADEVFNHFPFLHGVDAPMYYVAFMTFVLIFSSVTMVLAVDAGHHMKKNKVIWYMFATIIGGIIFVGSQAWEWANFIQGEYGAVETRAGRILQFVNTDGERVALEDFAEDLPSERTQLTRSEALWYQSDSSMPTVNYTEVLAGFMADENLLVRTDVINENGQKTILSREESIKKLKDDGAGVVQGANLIHNEYGAPLFADFFFFITGFHGFHVSTGILINIIIFFNVIIGTYERRGNYEMVEKVGLYWHFVDLVWVFVFTFFYLV; this is encoded by the coding sequence ATGGACGCTACTGCGGTTAGAACAGGCACAGAAGGTAAAACCTGGGGAGGGGGCAACCAGCCATTGGGTGCTAGTTATGGTAAGTTGATGATGTGGTTCTTTATCCTTTCGGATGGTCTTACGTTCTCGGCATTTCTTGCAGCCTACGGTTTTTCGAGGTTTAAATTTATTGAAGAGTGGCCTATCGCAGATGAGGTTTTTAATCACTTTCCATTTTTGCACGGCGTAGATGCGCCTATGTACTACGTGGCGTTCATGACGTTTGTTCTTATATTTTCGTCGGTGACGATGGTGCTTGCGGTAGATGCCGGCCACCATATGAAGAAGAACAAAGTAATCTGGTACATGTTTGCTACCATTATAGGCGGTATAATCTTCGTAGGTTCACAAGCATGGGAGTGGGCCAACTTTATACAGGGTGAATATGGCGCTGTTGAAACCAGGGCGGGTCGTATCCTACAATTTGTAAATACAGACGGAGAACGCGTTGCGCTAGAGGATTTTGCTGAAGATTTACCATCAGAGCGTACGCAGCTTACCCGTAGTGAAGCCTTGTGGTATCAGAGCGATTCCAGTATGCCCACCGTAAATTATACTGAGGTTTTGGCTGGTTTTATGGCTGATGAGAATTTGCTAGTCCGCACCGATGTAATCAATGAAAATGGTCAAAAAACCATACTGTCAAGAGAAGAATCGATCAAGAAATTAAAGGATGATGGTGCTGGTGTTGTTCAAGGTGCAAACCTTATTCACAATGAATATGGCGCTCCACTTTTTGCTGATTTCTTTTTCTTTATTACCGGTTTCCACGGTTTTCACGTATCTACGGGAATCCTTATCAATATCATCATCTTTTTCAATGTGATCATAGGTACCTATGAGCGCAGGGGGAATTATGAGATGGTTGAAAAAGTAGGGCTGTACTGGCACTTTGTGGATTTGGTTTGGGTATTTGTATTTACCTTTTTCTATCTGGTTTAA
- a CDS encoding heme-copper oxidase subunit III, giving the protein MDYTSQPEGEKMIRAKKMMLWFGIVGLAMMFAGLTSAYIVSKERRDWLTDFELPQAFYISTAVIVLSSLTMFLAKRAIKGNAVGRAKIFLAATLLLGIVFVYMQFVGFDEIIANGYFFTGSESNITTSFIYAFVIAHITHVVAGIIVLMVMFVNTMRSKYSPDDMLGISLGSTFWHFVDVLWVYLFLFLVFFK; this is encoded by the coding sequence ATGGATTATACCTCACAACCTGAAGGGGAAAAAATGATACGCGCAAAAAAAATGATGCTATGGTTTGGCATTGTGGGTCTTGCCATGATGTTTGCCGGTCTCACGAGCGCATATATCGTAAGTAAGGAGCGCAGGGACTGGTTGACAGATTTTGAGCTTCCGCAGGCATTTTATATCAGTACCGCGGTGATTGTCCTGAGCAGTCTCACCATGTTTTTGGCCAAGCGCGCCATAAAGGGAAATGCTGTAGGACGCGCTAAAATTTTTCTGGCAGCAACACTTTTACTGGGTATTGTGTTTGTCTATATGCAGTTTGTGGGCTTTGACGAGATCATAGCAAATGGCTACTTTTTTACGGGGAGTGAGAGCAATATAACCACTTCGTTTATTTATGCATTTGTTATCGCGCATATAACCCATGTGGTTGCAGGTATCATCGTGCTCATGGTTATGTTTGTCAATACGATGCGTTCAAAATATTCCCCAGATGATATGCTTGGTATTTCACTTGGATCTACCTTCTGGCATTTTGTTGATGTTTTATGGGTTTATTTGTTTCTTTTTCTGGTGTTCTTTAAATAG
- the cyoE gene encoding heme o synthase — MSIAKTYTATTSVWGDFKEITKMRLALSVVFSSMAGYFLGATVISWSTALLLAIGGYFMVGASNAYNQIIERDLDNLMDRTKNRPVPAGRMSVPMAFAIASAFTICGLVTLYIINPKTAFFGAISIFLYVCVYTPLKTRTPLSVFVGAFPGAIPFMLGWVAATNDFGIEAGTLFMLQFFWQFPHFWAIGWFLYDDYKKGGFFMLPTGKRDKGTALQVVLYTIWTVLVSLIPVFGATGRLFLTPVAGVLVGLLGIAFLYYAFLLYKRMDAITAKRLMLMSVSYITLVQIIYVADKFIR; from the coding sequence TTGAGCATCGCAAAAACATATACAGCAACGACTTCTGTCTGGGGCGATTTTAAGGAAATCACTAAAATGCGCCTTGCATTAAGTGTGGTATTTTCCAGTATGGCGGGTTACTTTTTAGGCGCAACCGTAATTTCCTGGAGCACTGCGTTGCTCCTCGCGATAGGTGGTTATTTTATGGTAGGCGCTTCAAACGCGTATAACCAGATTATAGAGCGTGACCTTGATAACCTAATGGATCGAACAAAAAACAGACCGGTGCCTGCCGGTCGTATGAGCGTTCCTATGGCGTTTGCTATAGCCAGTGCATTTACGATATGTGGTCTGGTCACGTTATATATAATAAATCCAAAAACTGCATTTTTTGGGGCTATTTCCATCTTTTTATACGTTTGTGTATATACCCCATTAAAAACCAGGACTCCCTTATCTGTATTCGTAGGGGCGTTCCCGGGGGCCATTCCGTTCATGCTGGGCTGGGTAGCGGCCACAAATGATTTTGGAATTGAGGCAGGCACGTTGTTTATGCTTCAGTTTTTTTGGCAATTTCCACATTTCTGGGCCATTGGCTGGTTCTTGTATGACGATTACAAAAAGGGTGGGTTTTTTATGCTTCCTACCGGAAAAAGGGACAAAGGAACCGCCCTGCAGGTGGTTTTATATACCATTTGGACCGTTTTAGTATCACTAATACCGGTTTTTGGCGCCACCGGACGTTTATTTTTGACCCCCGTTGCAGGCGTACTCGTTGGGCTTCTGGGAATTGCTTTTTTGTATTACGCCTTTTTGTTGTACAAAAGGATGGATGCTATAACCGCAAAAAGGCTGATGCTCATGAGCGTAAGTTATATTACGCTTGTACAAATTATATATGTTGCCGATAAATTTATAAGATAG